The genomic region AGGCAACGGGCGGCAGGTTCCGGCTCGGGCTCGGCACTCAGGTCCGGACGCATGTGGTGAGGCGCTACGGCGTGGAGTTCGAGCGGCCGGGTCCTCGGCTGCGCGACTACGTGCGGGCGGTGAAGGCGTGCTTCCACGCGTTCCGAACCGGACGGCTCGACCATCACGGCGACTTCTACGACCTGGACTTCATCACGCCACAGTGGAGTGCGGGGCCGATCGACGCGCCGGACCCGAAGGTCGATATCGCGGCGGTGAACCCGTGGATGCTGCGGATGGCGGGCGAGGTGGCCGACGGCGTGCATGTCCATCCGCTGGGCGAGCCGGGCTACATCGCGCGCCATGTGGTGCCGAATGTCGCTGAGGGAGCGGACAAGTCGGGGCGGTCGACGTCTGACGTCGCGGTGATCGTGCCGGTGATGACGATCGTCGGCGACACCGACGAGGAGCGAGACCGCGAGCGCGAGCTGGTGCGGGCGAGCATGAGCTTCTACGGCAGCACACCGAACTACGCGTTCATCTGGGACGAGGCGGGCTTCGAGGGAACCACGGCGCGGATCCGCGAGAAGCAGAAGGCCGGTGACTACGCGGGGATGGCGGCGCAGATCACCGACGAGCACATCGCGACGTTCGCGACCGAGTCGACGTGGGACGGTCTGGCCGACGCGTTGCGCGCGAAGTACGGCGCTGTCGCCACCCGCATCGTGCTGTACAACGCGCTGGCTGATCCGGAGCGGTTCGCCCGGTACGGCGAGGTTGCGCGCCAACTGACCTAGCTGCCGTCCTAGCGACCGTGGGTCTCGGGTTTACGCGGCGTCGGTAAGCGGATGCGTATGGGAATAACGGCGTAACGTAAGAGGTAGATCAGTCCCGCCGTCCCGGAGAGGAGCCAGCATGTCGGTAAAGCGATCGAGCGCCTTCGCTGGAGCCTGCCAGGACGCGATGACCGCCGTGCTTGAGGCCATCGCCTCCGACGGCGACGAACGCCGCGGACATCTCGCGGAGGCCAAGCTGGCGGTCGGCCGAGCCGCACACGACGCCCACAGCAGTGAAGAGTGGTATCTCGCCGAGCACTTGCGTCGGGGAATCAAGGAAGTCGAGGCGTGCTCGCTGGACGCCGCCTAGGCCAAGCACCGCAGCTCCGAATCGTTATCGGAAACAGCGCCTTTCGTTATCAGAAACACCGTCAGACCTCACCGACCCGACGGCTCAGTTGCCGCACCATTGCTATGTGAGCCGCGATGGGGGACATCGCGGCACGCAAATCGGTTGGGCACGAGTGGAATGGGGCGGAGCATGCGCCGACCAGCGACCGCAATCGCAGTCGCAGCGATCTGCACACTGATCGCCGGCTGCGCCACGACAAGGGGCGACGCCACGCTGCCCGCCACCCCGACGATGATCCCGCGGCCACTCTTCGAGCGTGAGCTGCCACAGTTGCTGCTCCGCCCGGAACAGGTGGACGCCGCGATGGGGGCGACCGGAATGACGGTCACCAGCGACCAGAGCTCGATGTCTGACAACAGCGCCACCATGGCCCCTCCGGAGTGCCTCGCGATCGACGGCGCGGCAGAGGCTCTCGTCTACGCCAACACTGGTTACCGGGCCGAGCGCGAGCAGAGTCTCAACGACGGCGACGGATTCGCGCACTATGCCAAGCAGGCGGTGGTGTTGTTCCCTACGGTTCGCCAGGCGCGCACCTTCTTCGATGCCTCCGCCCAGCAGTGGCCGGCATGCCACCACTACACCCACACGCAAAGCGGAACAGAGTGGACGGCCGGTGAAATCTCGAACGTCAACGACACGCTGAGTACCGTTGCGACACTGCAGGATGCGGCCGCTCCGGGTTGGGCTTGCGGGCGGGCGCTGGCGTTGAGGAACAACGTGATCATCGACGTGAACACCTGCAGCGCCAGCCCTGCCGACTCGGCGGTGAGGATCACCGAGCAAATTGGGGCCCACGTGACTGCGTTGTAGCGATCAGCGTTCGATCGCATCCTGTCCGTGGAAATGCCGCCACAGTCGCGCGCCACCGGAGAACGCCACCAAGACCCCGACGCCACCGACGAGGATGCCGACGAACAACGACAGGAACATCGGGTCGATCGAGTCGCCGGTCGTCCCCGCCCCGAAGGTGCCACCGATGAGGAAGCCGAAAAGTGGCCCGAGCGCGGCAACCGCCGATCCCAGCAGCGCCCGCCACAGGCCGGGCGGATTCGGCTCGAGGACCACGGGCCGGCCGGGCTCCACCGCATCGGCTTCGTCGACCACGGCGGGGTCTGGTGCGCTGCTACTCATCGGATCTCACCCTTCTGATATGTGGTACAGCGTCGCCGGGGCTGCCTGAGCCCTCCCGTCCTGCTTCCAGAAAGGGGCGGACGATGTCCATCGGGATCGGGAAGACGACCGTGGAGTTCTGGTCGGCGCCGAGTTCGAGCAAGGTCTGCAGATAACGCAGCTGCAGTGACGCCGGGCTCTCGCTGAGCGTGATCGCGGCGTCGCGCAATTCGGCGGATGCCTGCAGTTCACCGTGCGCGCTGATCACCTTCGCCCGTCGTTCCCGTTCCGCCTCGGCCTCACGGGCCATCGCGCGCTGCATCATCTCGGGAATCTCGACGTCCTTGATCTCGACGACCTCGACGACGATGCCCCACGGCTCCGTCTGTTTTGCAATCGAGGCGGCCAGGTCCTCGTTGAGGTCGGCGCGGTGGGCCAGCAGGGTGTCGAGATCTGCGCGACCGACGACCGAGCGCAGCGTGGTCTGGGCGATCTGAGACGTGGCGATCGCGAAGTTCTCCACGGCCATCACCGATTTCGTGGGATCGGTCACCCGAAACAGCACCACCGCGTTGACCCGGGCGGTCACGTTGTCGCGAGTGATGACCTCCTGCGGTGGAATGGTCAGCGTCACCGTACGCAGGTCGACGCGCACGAGCTTGTCCACGCCGGGCAGCACGATGACCATGCCCGGACCCAGCGGCCCGCGCAGTCGGCCGAGGCGGAACGCGACGCCACGCTCGTATTCCTTGATGATGCGCAGGGACGCGACCGCCGCACCGAGAACCAGGACGGCCAACAAGACCACGACAACGACCCACGCGCCCATCAGCGCACCTCCCGCCGGTCGGATGCATACGAGGAACGATGACGGATCTCGGCCTCGGCCAACCGCTTCCGGTCCTCGATGTTGTCGTCGAGCGACTGGAACACCACCCCCGCCGGCACCGCCGGGGTACGGCGCAGATGCGACCACAGCGGCAGCGACACCAGACCGGCCGCGACGGCGCACCCGACCAGCAGCAGCGCCTCGGCGACGGTGGCGGCCGCCAGCGCCATGGCCAGCGGCCAGATGACGGCGATGGCGCCGACCGCACAGGCGAGTCCGCGGTGGAAGCGGGCGGCCTCCGAGGCCGGCCAGCTGTCGATCGCCCGGATCACCTCGCGGCCGTCGTGTGAGGTGGTGCACGTCTGCTTCACCGGGCAGGCGTTGCAGATCGATGGGCTCCCGCGATAGCGCATCACGCGGTTGTCGGGGTCAAAGGACTTGGGCCACAACCACTGATCCTGCGGACACAGCCAAGCGTCGTGATCCTCGTGGTAGACGAACGCCCCCGAGCGGTGCTGCTCCACCTTGGCCGCGGCGCGCCGGGCGAACGTGTCGATGCCGTACGCGATCGCCACGAGCACCGCGGCGTACCCGACCGTCAGCCAGGCGGCGACCCCGATGCCCGCGGTCATGGGCTCTTCCCGGTGTCGTCGCCGTCGTCGAGCGTCGCCCGGCGGTCCGAGGCGTAACGGCTGCGTCCCGTCACGGCCAGACCGGTCCGGTCCTCCTCGGCCTCGGCGTGCTCCTCGACGAACAGCGTCTCGGCGGGCAGCCGGTGCGTCGTCGCCTTGATGCCGTGACGCACTCCGACCCAGGCGATCCAGACGAAAGGCAGTACGCCGCCGAGGATGAACAGGAAGTCACCGGGCATCCGCAGCCACTCCAGCACGACGTTGCCCGGCTGGGAGATATAACCCAATGTCCGCGCCTCGTAGTAGCCGTCGTTGACCGAGTGCCACAGTTGCAGGACACCGAGCGGAAGCAGGGTGGCGAACACCATCCACGCCAAACCGATGTTGAGCGACCAGAACGACAGCTTGGCCAGTTTGTCAGGCCATCGGTGCGGCGGGATGATGTAGCGCAGCGCGAACAACGCCAGCCCGACGGCGAGCATCCCGTAAACGCCCATCATCGCGCCGTGCGCGTGGTTGGCGGTCAGCGCGGTGCCGATCTGGTAGTAGGACACGATCGGCAGGTTGATCAGGAAGCCGAAAATGCCTGCGCCCACGAAATTCCAGAAGCCGACGGCGACCAGGAACATCACCGCCCACCGGTGCGGGAACGGTGCGCTGCTGCGGGACTGCTGCCGCGAACCGAGTTGCAGGAACGTCCACGCCTCGACGGTGAGGAAGGTCAGCGGGATGACCTCCATCGCCGAGAAGAACGCCCCCAGCGCCATGTGCTCGACCGGTGTCCCGGAGAAGTACAGGTGATGCATCGTGCCGATCACGCCGCCCACCGAGTAGAGGATGATGTCGAGGAAGATCAGCTGGATCGCGATCCTGCGCCGCACAACGCCCAGCATCACGAAGATGTAGGCGACCATCACCGTGGTGAACAACTCGAGGAAGTCCTCGACCCACAGATGCACCACCCAGAAGCGCCAGAACTCGGCGACGGTCAGGTGGGTCTCGGTGCCGGCGAGCATGCCGACCGCGTAAAAGGCGGGGATCGCCAGGCCGGCGTAGAAGAACAGCCACGGCATGTTCAGCTTGCTCTCGGTCTTCAGGCGCGACCGGATCGAGCGGAAGATGATCGCCATCCAGATGAACAGCCCCAACACCAACAGGATCTGCCAGAACCGCGGCAGGTCAAGGTATTCCCACTGCTGGTCGAAGAAGATCGAGCCCTTGGCCCAGTCGACGCCGAAGGTGCTCAACGCCGTGCCCACCAGCGTGCCGGCGACGACGACGAACAGCGCGCCGAGCAGCCCGTAGGCCAGCCACGACTGCCTGCGCGGTTCGCGCCCGGAGATGATCGGGGCCAGGAAGATGCCGGCGGCCAGGAAGGAGGCCGCGGTCCACAGCAGCGACAGCTGCACGTGCCAGGTCCGCGCCAGATTGAACGGCAGGATCTGGGCGAGGTCGAATCCGAAGAAGTCGCTCAACTCGGCGCGGTAGTGCTCGATGGCGCCGCCCAGCACCGCCTGGCCGAGGAACAGCACGGCCACGACGAGGAAGAACCATGCGGTCGCCTTCTGGGACGGCGTGATGGCCACCTCGCCGGGTTGACGGAACGCAAGCGACGGGGTCTCTGTGGCGTGCCAGCCGATCCTGCGGCTCCACCGGCCGTAGAAGGCGAACAGCGCGCCGAGACCGGCGAGCAACGCGATGAGCGACATCGCCGACCAGACCAGGATGTCTGCGGTCGGTGTGTTGTTCACCCGCTCTTCGGGCGGCCAGTTGTTGGTGTAGGAGTACGCGTGACCCTCGCGCTCGGCCGCACTGGCCCAAGCGGTCCACGCGAAGAACGCGGTGAGGTCGGTGATCTCCTGCGGGTCGGTGATGACCTGCGCGATGAGCCCGTGCTCGGTGGTGTCGGTGCCGAAGAAGTCGGCGTAATAGGCGCGGACCGCCTCGAATGCGCTCACCTGCTCGGCGGTGAACTGCAGGGTTCCGGTGGCCTCGTCGTAGCGGTTGGTCCGCATCATCTCGACGAGGGCGGCGGTCGGGTCCGGCACGCCCGAGTCGCGCAGTTCCTGGCCGACATGGTCGGCCGACAGCCGTAGATACTCCGCGGTGTAGTCCGGGCCGAGGTAGCCGCCGTGACCCATCACCGAGCCGTACTGCTGCAGCCCTCGGCGCAGGAAGATCTGCTGGCCCGCGGTGATCTGCTGCCCGGTGAAGAGCGCCTGACCGCCCGGGCCCACGACGCGCTCGGGCAGCGGCATCGAATCCGAGTACGTTCGGGCGGCCAGCATCCCCATGATCAGGAAGCCGAAGACCATGACCAGGGCGACACCCTGTACCCATCCTTTGGAGATGGAAAGCTCGGCTTTGGTCGGGACGGGCTCCAAGAACTGCTCTGTCACTGCCATACCCCCAGGCGAGACCGATTCACGACGCAGCGTGCCCGGTCAACGTATCGAAACACCGTGCTGAAAGTGGCCGTGTCGGAAACATTCGCGGGTCGACCCGTTGCGTATGCGCATGGATAAGTCGCTGCGGGGCCGGCACATGATGCGGGATGCTGGCAGCGTGAGCGACAATACGACATGCGCGATCGTCGGGGGCGGCCCGGCGGGATTGTTCCTCGGATTGATGCTGTCGCGCGCCGGTGTCGAGGTCACCGTATTGGAGAAGCACGCCGACTTCCTGCGTGACTTTCGAGGCGACACCGTGCATCCCGTCACCATGCGCTTGCTCGACGAACTGGGTTTGTTCGGGCGGTTCGACCGCCTGCCGCACACCGTCGTCGAGAAGGCCCAGTTCGACGTCGATGGCCGTCTGCTCACCCTCGTCGACTTTCGTCGCCTCCGGAAACAGCCTCACCCCTACGTGGCGATGGTGCCGCAATGGGATCTCCTCGATCTCATTGCCGATGCGGCCGATGCGGAACCCACCTTCGCGTTGCGCATGCAGCATGAGGTGACCGGGCTGCTTCGGGATCGCGATGGTGTCGTCGGCGTGCGCTACATGAGCCCCGAGGGTCCCGGCGAGCTGCGCGCCGACTTGGTCGTGGGCTGCGATGGACGCACGTCGGTGGTGCGACGCGACACGGGCCTGCCGATCCGCGATTTCCCGGTGCCCTTCGATGTGTGGTGGTTTCGGCTCCCCCGCAACCAGGACGCGGAGTTCTCTTTGATTCCCCGCATCAGGCCAGGCCGGCTGCTGGTCATGATCCCGCGTGAGGGCTACTTCCAGATCGCCTACCTGATACCGAAAGGACGCGATGCGCAACTGCGGGCCGACGGGCTCGACGCGCTGCACCGCGAGCTCGCCGAATTGGTGCCCGAAACCTCGGCCGAGGCGATCACGTCGTGGGACGACGTCAAGTTCCTCGACGTCCGGCTGGACCGGCTCCGTCGCTGGCACAGCAAAGGAGTGCTGTGTATCGGCGACGCCGCACATGCGATGTCACCCGCCGGCGGGGTCGGGATCAACGTGGCCATCGCCGACGCCGTCGCGGCGGCCGGCATTCTCGCGCAACCACTTCGGACCGGCCGGCTCACGACCCGACATCTCGCG from Mycobacterium sp. IDR2000157661 harbors:
- a CDS encoding TIGR03617 family F420-dependent LLM class oxidoreductase; its protein translation is MHVDVMTTPQPLREIGDLARRTKAAGFSGMLFTETGRTAYLNAAVAAQAAPALDLSTGVAVAFPRSPFVTAATAWELQEATGGRFRLGLGTQVRTHVVRRYGVEFERPGPRLRDYVRAVKACFHAFRTGRLDHHGDFYDLDFITPQWSAGPIDAPDPKVDIAAVNPWMLRMAGEVADGVHVHPLGEPGYIARHVVPNVAEGADKSGRSTSDVAVIVPVMTIVGDTDEERDRERELVRASMSFYGSTPNYAFIWDEAGFEGTTARIREKQKAGDYAGMAAQITDEHIATFATESTWDGLADALRAKYGAVATRIVLYNALADPERFARYGEVARQLT
- a CDS encoding sensor domain-containing protein, whose product is MRRPATAIAVAAICTLIAGCATTRGDATLPATPTMIPRPLFERELPQLLLRPEQVDAAMGATGMTVTSDQSSMSDNSATMAPPECLAIDGAAEALVYANTGYRAEREQSLNDGDGFAHYAKQAVVLFPTVRQARTFFDASAQQWPACHHYTHTQSGTEWTAGEISNVNDTLSTVATLQDAAAPGWACGRALALRNNVIIDVNTCSASPADSAVRITEQIGAHVTAL
- a CDS encoding slipin family protein; amino-acid sequence: MGAWVVVVVLLAVLVLGAAVASLRIIKEYERGVAFRLGRLRGPLGPGMVIVLPGVDKLVRVDLRTVTLTIPPQEVITRDNVTARVNAVVLFRVTDPTKSVMAVENFAIATSQIAQTTLRSVVGRADLDTLLAHRADLNEDLAASIAKQTEPWGIVVEVVEIKDVEIPEMMQRAMAREAEAERERRAKVISAHGELQASAELRDAAITLSESPASLQLRYLQTLLELGADQNSTVVFPIPMDIVRPFLEAGREGSGSPGDAVPHIRRVRSDE
- a CDS encoding nitric-oxide reductase large subunit, with protein sequence MAVTEQFLEPVPTKAELSISKGWVQGVALVMVFGFLIMGMLAARTYSDSMPLPERVVGPGGQALFTGQQITAGQQIFLRRGLQQYGSVMGHGGYLGPDYTAEYLRLSADHVGQELRDSGVPDPTAALVEMMRTNRYDEATGTLQFTAEQVSAFEAVRAYYADFFGTDTTEHGLIAQVITDPQEITDLTAFFAWTAWASAAEREGHAYSYTNNWPPEERVNNTPTADILVWSAMSLIALLAGLGALFAFYGRWSRRIGWHATETPSLAFRQPGEVAITPSQKATAWFFLVVAVLFLGQAVLGGAIEHYRAELSDFFGFDLAQILPFNLARTWHVQLSLLWTAASFLAAGIFLAPIISGREPRRQSWLAYGLLGALFVVVAGTLVGTALSTFGVDWAKGSIFFDQQWEYLDLPRFWQILLVLGLFIWMAIIFRSIRSRLKTESKLNMPWLFFYAGLAIPAFYAVGMLAGTETHLTVAEFWRFWVVHLWVEDFLELFTTVMVAYIFVMLGVVRRRIAIQLIFLDIILYSVGGVIGTMHHLYFSGTPVEHMALGAFFSAMEVIPLTFLTVEAWTFLQLGSRQQSRSSAPFPHRWAVMFLVAVGFWNFVGAGIFGFLINLPIVSYYQIGTALTANHAHGAMMGVYGMLAVGLALFALRYIIPPHRWPDKLAKLSFWSLNIGLAWMVFATLLPLGVLQLWHSVNDGYYEARTLGYISQPGNVVLEWLRMPGDFLFILGGVLPFVWIAWVGVRHGIKATTHRLPAETLFVEEHAEAEEDRTGLAVTGRSRYASDRRATLDDGDDTGKSP
- a CDS encoding FAD-dependent oxidoreductase, producing the protein MSDNTTCAIVGGGPAGLFLGLMLSRAGVEVTVLEKHADFLRDFRGDTVHPVTMRLLDELGLFGRFDRLPHTVVEKAQFDVDGRLLTLVDFRRLRKQPHPYVAMVPQWDLLDLIADAADAEPTFALRMQHEVTGLLRDRDGVVGVRYMSPEGPGELRADLVVGCDGRTSVVRRDTGLPIRDFPVPFDVWWFRLPRNQDAEFSLIPRIRPGRLLVMIPREGYFQIAYLIPKGRDAQLRADGLDALHRELAELVPETSAEAITSWDDVKFLDVRLDRLRRWHSKGVLCIGDAAHAMSPAGGVGINVAIADAVAAAGILAQPLRTGRLTTRHLAAVSRRRALPTVAIQTVQRVLHSRLMAPVLEGRDVSPPAALLKLVARVPQLSAIPAYLVGVGLLPQEAPDFARR